A stretch of the Archangium violaceum genome encodes the following:
- a CDS encoding aromatic ring-hydroxylating oxygenase subunit alpha, which translates to MRSYEEAFSPYWYPVAFSHELKERPLAARLLGRELVVWRVGSGVAATQRHCAHRGADLCAGEVSGEGLRCAFHGWTYGKDGRCVRVPSQPGAPIPASAALASFRAVERYGLVWVCLDAGSEQTPPEWPELETGKVATVALPRLDWDVSAGRMLEIILDVTHLSWVHKGTFGNPEQQEVPPYEVTRMPGGLRAQISYPALSPAMEGVVPRVDRTTLTYEVFLPFAVRLSFKPTLFFQHTVYAVASPWSEEKMQCFYFASYHPGLKHFPDIFVKSELAILEQDRLVAEGQRPKAHPLDFSGEVHVRADRLPIEYRRGVIALRTGRPVDGPTPE; encoded by the coding sequence GTGCGTTCCTACGAAGAGGCCTTCTCCCCCTACTGGTACCCCGTCGCCTTCTCGCACGAGCTGAAGGAGCGTCCGCTCGCGGCGCGGCTGTTGGGCAGGGAGCTGGTGGTGTGGCGCGTGGGCTCCGGTGTGGCGGCCACGCAGCGCCATTGCGCGCACCGGGGCGCGGACCTCTGCGCGGGCGAGGTGTCCGGCGAGGGTCTGCGCTGTGCCTTCCATGGCTGGACGTATGGGAAGGACGGACGCTGCGTGCGGGTGCCCTCCCAGCCCGGTGCGCCCATTCCGGCCAGCGCGGCGCTCGCGTCCTTCCGGGCCGTGGAGCGCTACGGCCTCGTCTGGGTGTGTCTGGACGCAGGCTCCGAGCAGACGCCGCCGGAGTGGCCGGAGTTGGAGACCGGCAAGGTGGCCACCGTCGCGCTCCCGCGCCTGGACTGGGACGTCTCCGCGGGCCGCATGTTGGAGATCATCCTGGACGTCACCCATCTGTCGTGGGTGCACAAGGGGACCTTCGGCAACCCGGAGCAGCAGGAGGTGCCTCCTTATGAGGTGACGCGGATGCCCGGCGGCCTGCGGGCGCAGATCTCCTATCCCGCGCTCTCGCCCGCGATGGAGGGCGTGGTGCCCCGGGTGGATCGCACCACGCTCACCTACGAGGTGTTCCTTCCCTTCGCCGTGCGGCTGTCCTTCAAACCGACGCTGTTCTTCCAGCACACGGTGTACGCCGTCGCCTCGCCCTGGTCCGAGGAGAAGATGCAGTGCTTCTACTTCGCCTCGTACCACCCGGGCCTGAAGCACTTCCCCGACATCTTCGTGAAGTCCGAGCTGGCCATCCTCGAGCAGGATCGCCTCGTGGCCGAGGGACAACGCCCCAAGGCCCACCCGCTGGACTTCTCCGGTGAGGTGCACGTGAGGGCGGATCGTCTCCCCATCGAATACCGACGGGGAGTGATCGCGCTGCGCACGGGCCGTCCCGTCGATGGCCCCACTCCGGAATGA
- a CDS encoding Xan family putative trans-acting RiPP leader peptide, giving the protein MASEESSVSPIESAPSEQQAQAAAPSLEAAPEKLDELEEINFLLEEIESKIAPLALA; this is encoded by the coding sequence ATGGCATCGGAAGAGAGCAGCGTGTCGCCCATCGAATCCGCCCCCTCCGAGCAGCAAGCCCAGGCCGCCGCTCCTTCCCTGGAGGCGGCTCCCGAGAAGCTCGATGAGCTCGAGGAGATCAACTTCCTGCTCGAGGAGATCGAGAGCAAGATCGCGCCGCTCGCACTGGCGTGA
- a CDS encoding cupin-like domain-containing protein, with protein sequence MSLRPLPFEARPVRRLHRPDAREFWAKHSTEPVVLTGCMEDWKLLKELRARATSEQKLALLSSLAGSEQVRYSTLPQRTGGHYHFQDNDPQRTTYGPPEPKGPFDVFASRLLESLNGVSDTYVYLQAMFLDPGTPLYESLGPGVLPLLTPEQERPMMWAGSDGQVVNLHYDDFLNFICMVEGTKRVTLFAPELMPSMYHAPFDRMLNYAQASQVRLLEPDLERFPLFQHALKEAQVAVIEPGEVLFLPPMWWHHVESYGFNVMINNWVFPAPLEELIALQEDVTKAIRLFQNATAEQRARARMLYHQSVFAPGDEATGPENDPQRAETRRLVTRLPDSLRRQLARYYDHFVFQMSGDPFPGQPGALAAMMERNAHATNYFARD encoded by the coding sequence ATGAGCCTACGCCCGCTGCCCTTCGAGGCCCGACCCGTCCGCCGCCTGCACCGGCCCGATGCCAGGGAGTTCTGGGCGAAGCACAGCACGGAGCCCGTGGTGCTGACCGGGTGCATGGAGGACTGGAAGCTCCTGAAGGAGCTGCGGGCCCGCGCCACGTCCGAGCAGAAGCTCGCGCTGCTGAGCTCACTCGCCGGCTCCGAGCAGGTGCGCTACAGCACGCTGCCGCAGCGCACGGGAGGGCACTACCACTTCCAGGACAATGATCCGCAGCGCACGACGTACGGCCCACCCGAGCCGAAGGGCCCCTTCGACGTGTTCGCGAGCCGCCTGCTGGAGAGCCTGAATGGAGTCTCCGACACCTACGTGTACCTGCAGGCCATGTTCCTCGACCCGGGGACGCCGCTGTACGAGTCACTCGGACCGGGAGTGTTGCCGCTGCTCACGCCGGAGCAGGAGCGCCCGATGATGTGGGCCGGCTCCGACGGGCAGGTGGTCAACCTGCACTACGACGACTTCCTGAACTTCATCTGCATGGTGGAGGGAACGAAGCGGGTGACGCTGTTCGCGCCCGAGCTGATGCCCTCCATGTACCACGCGCCCTTCGACCGCATGCTCAACTACGCCCAGGCGAGCCAGGTGCGGTTGCTGGAGCCGGACCTCGAGCGCTTCCCCCTCTTCCAGCACGCGCTGAAGGAGGCCCAGGTCGCGGTCATCGAGCCCGGCGAGGTGCTCTTCCTGCCCCCCATGTGGTGGCACCACGTGGAGTCGTACGGCTTCAACGTGATGATCAACAACTGGGTGTTCCCCGCGCCCCTGGAGGAGCTCATCGCCCTGCAGGAGGACGTGACGAAGGCGATCCGGCTGTTCCAGAACGCCACCGCCGAGCAGCGGGCGCGGGCCCGGATGCTCTACCACCAGAGCGTCTTCGCTCCGGGTGACGAGGCCACCGGCCCGGAGAACGATCCGCAGAGGGCCGAGACACGGCGGCTCGTCACCCGGCTGCCGGACAGCCTGCGCCGGCAGCTCGCGCGCTACTACGACCACTTCGTCTTCCAGATGTCCGGAGATCCCTTCCCCGGCCAGCCCGGCGCCCTGGCCGCGATGATGGAGCGCAACGCCCACGCGACGAACTACTTCGCGCGAGACTGA
- a CDS encoding JmjC domain-containing protein, whose product MLVPAPASAPRDAARGEPSLALPRSFWKDFSQNHWERGPVLLRGLFPAHFPTTEEIFDAFVWTSERWFRGEFPPNRVLRFFIEHLDGPEGIPYYSMMFPTRNQLPVREDGDMEGYLARVDKWLGGKRFGLTLNRCHTQHWGHWQQITSFLSGLYEVLGVPLFGSDSAIFLGNYRYTPFGIHKDDLHVFSFVIEGKKTLSFWPFDSLAQREEVPRDPQLIDKPGCVIVRDQADEEKLLSQATLLHGEPGDLMYWPASYWHRAEPSTSPLTITASLGVSYHSPELLGTLPPPQWPGRLRANEMPVNVKRGWQVPASVRSVIKAQSRRDAVRAAERERTAEWVRHLTGAAMDGAPPEATEPPLSPQEWIRTHPKRPLVGVPLPGGHLLISGMGRSTTLEPSPAVRRRIERLLETLNTGKPQQVEALEEAFFSRMPARSFKRDAFRALLDDLVRWRAVWRCAQSRAK is encoded by the coding sequence ATGCTGGTTCCCGCCCCCGCCTCCGCTCCTCGTGACGCGGCGCGAGGTGAGCCGTCCCTGGCCCTCCCCCGCTCCTTCTGGAAGGACTTCTCCCAGAATCATTGGGAGCGCGGACCCGTGCTCCTCAGGGGCCTCTTCCCGGCACACTTCCCGACGACGGAGGAGATCTTCGACGCGTTCGTCTGGACCTCGGAGCGGTGGTTTCGTGGCGAGTTCCCGCCCAACCGCGTCCTGCGCTTCTTCATCGAGCACCTGGATGGTCCCGAGGGGATTCCGTACTACTCGATGATGTTCCCCACCCGGAACCAGCTGCCGGTGCGCGAGGACGGCGACATGGAGGGGTACCTCGCGCGCGTCGACAAGTGGTTGGGCGGCAAGCGCTTCGGGCTCACCCTCAACCGCTGCCACACCCAGCACTGGGGGCACTGGCAGCAGATCACCAGCTTCCTGTCGGGCCTCTATGAGGTGCTCGGCGTGCCGCTGTTCGGCAGCGACTCGGCCATCTTCCTGGGCAACTACCGCTACACGCCCTTCGGCATCCACAAGGACGACCTGCACGTCTTCAGCTTCGTCATCGAGGGCAAGAAGACCCTGAGCTTCTGGCCCTTCGATTCGCTCGCGCAGCGCGAGGAAGTCCCGAGGGATCCCCAGCTCATCGACAAGCCGGGCTGTGTCATCGTGCGCGACCAGGCCGACGAGGAGAAGCTGCTCTCCCAGGCGACCCTGCTGCACGGCGAGCCGGGGGACCTGATGTACTGGCCGGCCTCCTACTGGCACCGCGCCGAGCCCTCCACGAGCCCCCTCACCATCACGGCCTCGCTCGGGGTGAGCTATCACTCGCCGGAGCTGCTCGGCACGCTGCCTCCGCCCCAGTGGCCCGGCCGCCTGCGCGCCAACGAGATGCCCGTGAACGTGAAGCGCGGCTGGCAGGTCCCCGCTTCGGTGCGCTCGGTCATCAAGGCGCAGTCCCGGCGCGACGCCGTGCGCGCCGCCGAGCGTGAGCGCACCGCCGAGTGGGTGCGCCACCTCACGGGCGCGGCCATGGACGGCGCTCCTCCCGAGGCCACCGAGCCGCCCCTTTCACCCCAGGAGTGGATCCGCACGCACCCCAAGCGTCCGCTCGTCGGCGTGCCGCTGCCGGGGGGGCACCTGCTGATCTCCGGCATGGGCCGCTCCACCACCCTGGAGCCGTCTCCCGCGGTCCGCCGCCGCATCGAGCGGCTGTTGGAGACGCTCAACACGGGCAAGCCCCAGCAGGTGGAGGCGCTCGAGGAGGCCTTCTTCTCTCGGATGCCGGCGCGCTCGTTCAAGCGCGACGCCTTCCGCGCGCTGCTCGATGACCTGGTGCGCTGGCGCGCCGTGTGGCGCTGTGCTCAGTCTCGCGCGAAGTAG